The following proteins are co-located in the Apium graveolens cultivar Ventura chromosome 5, ASM990537v1, whole genome shotgun sequence genome:
- the LOC141661816 gene encoding uncharacterized protein LOC141661816 gives MELRIIFILFTLIFFNSAHAACVPRNNSTSAPNPHAPRNLKPLPPAAPTTLQSCPAPEAAGLVDAVLTALPQATGRYNGPSDIPSVLAIAIQAGLDFAKAAAANADRLSTQSGMPPNQVAALNDCKDSYDDVSYNFQNAYDALPAKDVGTMNTMLSAAITDVGDCMDGFEGMDSPMATFSDKLKMMASNTLAIIVQLK, from the exons ATGGAGTTGAGGATTATTTTCATCTTGTTTACTCTCATATTCTTCAATTCTGCACATGCCGCCTGTGTTCCGCGCAATAATTCAACCTCGGCTCCCAACCCCCATGCCCCTCGGAATTTAAAGCCCCTGCCTCCAGCAGCACCAACCACATTACAAAGTTGTCCAGCACCCGAGGCAGCGGGCTTAGTTGATGCTGTACTGACTGCACTTCCACAGGCAACGG GTCGATATAATGGACCAAGTGACATTCCTTCTGTACTTGCTATAGCAATCCAGGCTGGATTGGATTTCGCAAAAGCAGCAGCTGCTAATGCTGACAGGTTGTCTACCCAATCAGGGATGCCACCAAATCAAGTCGCAGCGTTGAATGACTGTAAAGATAGTTACGATGATGTCTCGTATAATTTCCAAAATGCATATGATGCGCTTCCTGCTAAAGACGTAGGAACCATGAATACGATGCTTAGTGCTGCCATAACGGATGTTGGGGATTGTATGGATGGATTTGAAGGAATGGATTCCCCCATGGCCACATTTTCTGACAAGTTAAAAATGATGGCTAGCAACACCCTTGCCATTATTGTACAATTAAAATAA